A window from Salvia miltiorrhiza cultivar Shanhuang (shh) chromosome 2, IMPLAD_Smil_shh, whole genome shotgun sequence encodes these proteins:
- the LOC131011243 gene encoding uncharacterized protein LOC131011243 — protein sequence MEQPHPFPQVPSPCSSGRRSSCDTSSPEFEFWVVRNPSFPQSNLPSADELFSGGFLLPLPLSNEPPPPPQHTEATGPEPEPSSTEPAALTNSKRWRNLFKKDVSAREKREKKNGGAVGNVVSAAELNINIWPFSRSRSAGNGGPRPRQAAAVGRKASSAPCSRSNSAGESRSRKWAQSPSRAGVHLGRNSPVWQVRRGGGGGGRSAEALAEKGAKRDGNDGPRKIPAAPKTRVLSSLNVPMCIGYRNHLSCRHVESGAVGIAAAGCGGGSRIEGSVSAEVIRRSHLFNIRSLFTKKVH from the coding sequence ATGGAACAACCACATCCCTTCCCTCAAGTTCCTTCACCATGTAGCAGTGGAAGAAGAAGCAGCTGCGACACCAGTTCACCGGAATTCGAGTTTTGGGTGGTCCGCAACCCTTCTTTTCCTCAGTCCAATCTCCCCTCCGCCGACGAGCTCTTCTCCGGCGGCTTcctcctccccctccccctctccAACGAGCCTCCACCTCCGCCGCAACACACCGAAGCAACCGGGCCGGAGCCCGAACCTTCAAGCACTGAACCGGCCGCGCTGACCAACTCCAAGCGGTGGAGAAATCTTTTCAAGAAAGATGTTAGtgcgagagagaagagagagaagaagaatggTGGGGCTGTGGGTAATGTGGTGAGTGCTGCCGAGCTCAATATCAACATATGGCCTTTCTCAAGAAGCAGATCCGCCGGGAACGGCGGGCCTCGGCCGcggcaggcggcggcggtgggtCGGAAAGCGAGCAGCGCGCCGTGCTCGAGGAGCAATTCAGCGGGCGAGTCGAGGTCCCGGAAATGGGCTCAGAGCCCGAGCAGAGCGGGAGTTCACTTGGGAAGGAACAGCCCTGTTTGGCAGGTCCGCCGCGGCGGCGGAGGGGGTGGGCGGAGCGCGGAGGCGTTGGCTGAAAAGGGAGCCAAAAGAGATGGAAATGATGGCCCGAGGAAAATTCCGGCGGCTCCGAAAACTAGAGTGTTGAGTAGTTTGAATGTACCTATGTGTATTGGCTACCGGAATCATTTGAGCTGTAGACATGTTGAGAGCGGCGCGGTGGGTATCGCGGCCGCGGGCTGCGGTGGTGGGAGTCGGATTGAAGGAAGCGTTTCCGCTGAAGTAATTCGCAGGAGTCACTTATTTAATATCAGGAGCCTATTTACCAAGAAAGTTCACTAA